The following is a genomic window from Merismopedia glauca CCAP 1448/3.
AGCTTCAGAAACTTTAGATTTAGCCAGACAAATCCCCATAGAGGTAAAAGTCAGTTTAGGGAATAACAATAACGAGTTGAAGTTTTTTCCCAATCAGTTCGCTTTCTTTGCCGGAAAACGCTACAAACTCACCTTAGAAAATCCTAGCAATCAAAAGCATTACTTCACGGCTAAAGACTTTGCAGATGGAATTTGGACGCAAAAAGTCGAAGCTGGTAGAGTAGAAGTGAAAGGAGCCATTCACGAACTAGAACTGAAACCTGGGGCTAAAGCTGAGTGGGTGTTTATCCCCTTGAAGGCTGGGAAATATGGCTTGCGCTGCACAGTAGCAGGACACACTGAAGCCGGAATGACAGGGGCGATCGCTATTTCCCCACCACCTAATCTGAGTTTAAGATAGAGAAATAAGTAAGATCGGTAAACTTTCTGTAACTAACCCATAGTCCCCTCGTCAGCATCTAAATGAATATTCTCAACAATCTGCTGCTTCAACCAACACAACCCACTCGTTCTAGCAAACAACGCCGAGGGATTGAAATCAAGTCTCAACGGGAAATTGAGATTATGCGACAATCCGCCAAAATTGTGGCGACAGTCCTCAAAGAAATTTCGCAGATGGTACAACCAGGCATGACAACTGCCGATCTTGATGCTCACGCGGAAAAGCGGATTCGTGAAATGGACGCAACTCCTAGCTTTAAAGGTTATTCTGGTTTTCCTGCTTCAATTTGTGCCAGTATTAACCATGAAGTTGTACATGGTATCCCCAATCCCAAAAAGGTAATTCGGACTGGAGATGTGTTGAAGGTAGATACAGGGGCATTTTATCAGGGCTTTCACGGTGATTCTTGTATTACCATTGCTGTAGGCGAAGTGACTCCAGAAGCAGCTAAGCTAATTCGAGTGGCTGAGGAATCCCTCTATAAGGGCATAGAACAGGTCAAAGCTGGTAACTACCTGATGGATATCGCTGGGGCAATTCAAGACCATGTAGAGGCAAATGGCTTCGCTGTAGTGGAAGATTTTACCGGGCATGGTGTCGGTCGAAATTTGCACGAGGAACCTTCAGTGTTTAACTTCCGCACCAGGGAAATGCCAAATGTTAAACTAAGAGCAGGGATGACCTTAGCGATCGAACCGATTGTCAATGCTAAGTCTAAAAGAACGCGGATTTTGGCAGATAGATGGACTGCGGTGACTTTAGATAATGCTTTATCGGCTCAGTTTGAGCATACAGTGCTGGTGACGGACACAGGTTATGAAATCTTAACAGATCGTAATTTAGTTTAAAAATAGTTTAAGGAGGAGCGATCGCCAAGTTGCTCCCTGAGAGCATCGCCCTCACAATCGATAGGTAATAAGTACAAACCAC
Proteins encoded in this region:
- a CDS encoding plastocyanin/azurin family copper-binding protein, which gives rise to MRVIFARKLHLFRLNIVLVISIIFFSFYRVIPSALAASETLDLARQIPIEVKVSLGNNNNELKFFPNQFAFFAGKRYKLTLENPSNQKHYFTAKDFADGIWTQKVEAGRVEVKGAIHELELKPGAKAEWVFIPLKAGKYGLRCTVAGHTEAGMTGAIAISPPPNLSLR
- the map gene encoding type I methionyl aminopeptidase; protein product: MNILNNLLLQPTQPTRSSKQRRGIEIKSQREIEIMRQSAKIVATVLKEISQMVQPGMTTADLDAHAEKRIREMDATPSFKGYSGFPASICASINHEVVHGIPNPKKVIRTGDVLKVDTGAFYQGFHGDSCITIAVGEVTPEAAKLIRVAEESLYKGIEQVKAGNYLMDIAGAIQDHVEANGFAVVEDFTGHGVGRNLHEEPSVFNFRTREMPNVKLRAGMTLAIEPIVNAKSKRTRILADRWTAVTLDNALSAQFEHTVLVTDTGYEILTDRNLV